A genomic window from Salvia splendens isolate huo1 chromosome 11, SspV2, whole genome shotgun sequence includes:
- the LOC121754172 gene encoding S-adenosylmethionine synthase 2 — protein METFLFTSESVNEGHPDKLCDQISDAVLDACLEQDPDSKVACETCTKTNMVIVFGEITTKANIDYEKIVRDTCRKIGFVSDDVGLDADKCKVLVNIEQQSPDIAQGVHGHLTKRPEDIGAGDQGHMFGYATDETPELMPLSHVLATKLGARLTEVRKDGTCPWLRPDGKTQVTVEYCNQKGAMVPIRVHTVLISTQHDETVTNDEIARDLKEHVIKPVIPVKYLDEKTIFHLNPSGRFVIGGPHGDAGLTGRKIIIDTYGGWGAHGGGAFSGKDPTKVDRSGAYIVRQAAKSIVASGLARRCIVQVSYAIGVPEPLSIFIDSYGTGKIPDKEILEIVKEKFDFRPGMISINLDLKRGNNGRFLKTAAYGHFGREDPDFTWEVVKPLQ, from the coding sequence ATGGAAACCTTCTTGTTTACCTCTGAGAGTGTGAACGAGGGACACCCTGACAAGCTCTGCGACCAGATATCTGATGCGGTTCTTGATGCCTGCCTCGAGCAAGATCCCGACAGCAAGGTTGCATGTGAGACTTGTACCAAAACCAACATGGTGATAGTCTTTGGTGAGATCACAACCAAGGCCAACATAGACTATGAGAAGATCGTGCGTGATACCTGCCGTAAGATTGGATTCGTTTCTGATGATGTTGGTCTTGATGCTGATAAATGCAAGGTTCTTGTTAACATTGAGCAGCAGAGCCCGGATATTGCTCAGGGTGTCCATGGCCACCTGACCAAGCGCCCAGAGGATATTGGTGCTGGTGACCAGGGACACATGTTCGGTTATGCCACCGACGAAACCCCTGAGTTAATGCCTCTCAGCCATGTGCTTGCCACCAAATTAGGTGCTCGTCTCACTGAGGTTCGTAAGGATGGTACATGCCCCTGGTTGAGACCTGATGGAAAGACCCAAGTCACAGTCGAGTACTGCAATCAGAAAGGCGCCATGGTTCCGATCAGAGTCCACACTGTTCTCATCTCCACTCAGCACGATGAGACTGTTACAAATGATGAGATTGCAAGGGATCTCAAGGAGCACGTCATCAAGCCCGTCATCCCTGTGAAGTACTTGGACGAGAAGACAATCTTCCACCTGAACCCCTCCGGCCGCTTTGTTATTGGTGGACCCCATGGTGATGCCGGTCTCACTGGTCGTAAGATCATCATCGACACCTACGGTGGCTGGGGTGCCCATGGTGGCGGTGCCTTCTCAGGGAAGGACCCGACCAAGGTCGACAGAAGCGGTGCCTACATTGTCAGGCAGGCTGCCAAGAGTATTGTAGCGAGTGGGCTTGCACGGAGGTGCATTGTGCAAGTGTCGTATGCGATTGGTGTGCCTGAGCCCCTATCGATCTTTATTGACTCTTATGGCACTGGGAAGATCCCCGACAAGGAGATTCTGGAGATCGTGAAGGAGAAGTTCGACTTCAGGCCTGGGATGATCTCCATCAACTTGGACTTGAAGAGGGGCAACAATGGGAGGTTCTTGAAGACCGCAGCATATGGCCACTTCGGAAGAGAGGACCCCGACTTCACGTGGGAAGTCGTCAAGCCCCTCCAGTAG
- the LOC121755856 gene encoding ATP-citrate synthase alpha chain protein 2-like, with translation MARKKIREYDSKRLLKEHLKRLCGIDLQICSAQVTQSTDFSELTNKEPWLSSTKLVVKPDMLFGKRGKSGLVALNMDLAQVAAFVKERLGVEVEMSGCKAPITTFIVEPFVPHDQEYYLSIVSDRLGSTISFSECGGIEIEENWDKVKTISLPTEKPMTLDVCAPLIATLPLEVRGKIGNFITGVFSVFQDLDFSFLEMNPFTLVNGEPFPLDMRGELDDTAAFKNFKKWGNIEFPLPFGRVLSPTESFIHSLDEKTSASLKFTVLNPKGRIWTMVAGGGASVIYADTVGDLGYASELGNYAEYSGAPNEEVLQYARVVIDCATADPDGRKRALLIGGGIANFTDVAATFNGIIRALKEKESKLKAARMHLYVRRGGPNYQTGLARMRALGEELGVPIEVYGPEATMTGICKQAIECIMS, from the exons ATGGCGAGAAAGAAGATTAGAGAGTACGACTCCAAGAGACTGCTGAAAGAGCATTTGAAGAGATTATGTGGTATTGACCTTCAGATATGCTCTGCTCAG GTAACACAGTCAACGGACTTTTCTGAATTAACAAACAAAGAACCATGGCTATCATCGACAAAGTTGGTTGTGAAACCTGACATGTTGTTTGGGAAACGTGGCAAGAGTGGTCTTGTAGCCTTAAACATGGACCTTGCTCAAGTAGCTGCATTTGTCAAAGAGCGCCTTGGTGTTGAG GTTGAGATGAGTGGTTGCAAAGCCCCTATAACGACCTTCATTGTTGAACCTTTTGTACCTCATGATCAAGAGTATTACCTTTCTATAGTATCTGATAGGTTAGGATCCACCATTAGCTTCTCAGAATGTGGGGGCATTGAAATTGAAGAGAACTGGGACAAG GTCAAAACAATATCCCTCCCAACTGAAAAGCCAATGACCTTGGACGTATGTGCTCCATTGATTGCTACACTGCCATTAGAG GTCCGGGGAAAGATTGGAAATTTTATAACTGGCGTCTTCTCTGTATTTCAAG ATTTGGATTTTAGTTTTCTTGAGATGAACCCATTTACACTAGTGAATGGGGAGCCTTTTCCATTAGATATGAGAGGCGAGTTGGATGATACAGCTGCTTTCAAAAACTTCAAAAA GTGGGGTAACATCGAGTTTCCTCTACCTTTTGGAAGAGTTCTCAGTCCAACAGAGAGTTTCATTCACTCACTAGATGAGAAG ACCAGTGCATCTTTGAAATTTACTGTCTTGAATCCAAAAGGGCGTATTTGGACAATGGTTGCTGGAGGTGGTGCAAGTGTAATATATGCCGATACA GTTGGAGATCTGGGCTATGCATCTGAGCTTGGTAACTATGCTGAGTATAGTGGAGCTCCAAATGAAGAAGTTTTGCAATATGCCAGAGTTGTTATTGAT TGTGCCACAGCTGACCCAGATGGCCGTAAGAGAGCTCTTCTTATTGGAGGTGGCATTGCCAACTTCACTGATGTTGCTGCTACATTCAATGGAATTATCAGAGCTCTGAAAGAGAAG GAATCAAAACTCAAAGCAGCTAGAATGCACCTTTATGTTCGTAGAGGTGGCCCCAACTACCAAACTGGTTTGGCTAGAATGAGGGCTTTGGGAGAAGAACTCGGAGTTCCCATTGAG GTTTATGGGCCTGAGGCTACAATGACTGGGATTTGCAAGCAAGCTATCGAATGCATCATGTCGTAG